The genomic DNA GGGTCCGTGTGGTGCTGCTCGCAGAAGCTAAGGCTAGTCTCAATGTAAGTTGAATGGAGagttttatagtattaaattcTATATtacatcatcaattttgctaaaATGGCAAGAAGAGAGGAGGAAGTTTTATTTTATGAGAGAGGAGTTTCCTTCCATAAAATTCAGCACTTAGCTCTTAGTCACGATAACTGTGTTCTATaacttttttttagagaaaactGTGTTCTATAACTGTGCACTGAAATTGCGTTCTGTGACGGCAGCGAGGAGGGCGTCGTCTTTCGTGCGATCGGAGATCTTTCggcgcggcacggcacggcacggctggTTGCTGCTCGCCGTCCGCGCCAGGTCTTATGGTCTCACTGTTGGACTCGGACCACTCGGTGTTGCGTGCCGTGCTGATTGGGAAGTCCGGTAGGACTTGAGAACTTGCAAGAATTGTCGTCGTCGTGCCGAACGACGATGTGATAGTCGTTCGATTTGACAGGCTGTGTATGAACGCATCTACTATGCCCATGCTGCGACTGTGGACTTGGCGGTTCCCAGCATTCAGATCGGCAGAGGACCAGAAGTGGCCGGATGACCAGAGCAAAGTGAAGCTAACATTGATGAACTAagggcctgtttagttcccaccccgtaaatacaaaaacacaaaaatacaaaattttgcgaagaaattttgctaatttgaagtactaaatgaagtctatttacaaatttttttacatagatgggctgtaaagcgcgagacgaatctaatgagcctaactaattcataatttgcaacaatgatgttacagtaaccatccgctaattattaattaatcataaattaattagcattattagattcgtctcacgatttacaacacatatgtgcaaaaaaatttgtaaataaacttcatttagtacttcaaattagcaaaattccgtcgcaaaatttttttgcgtttacacatCCGGAAACTAAACACAGGCCTAAGATTTTATTTCTGATTGGGATCATGGGTGTTCTTAAATGAAAGGAAAGTCAGACCCTCAGATAGCCATGGCGACTGGCGAGGTCGGCTCCCCTTGTGGTTGTGGTCGGTAGGCGCTGGAAAAATACCCCCCGGTTCTCAAATAAAGACAGATCTGCCATAAAGGGAGCTGCTGGATGGCTGCCAAACTTTGAATTCAATGGCTGTGTGGGGCAGCCCACGATGGCCACGCATGCACGGGGTTGGGCGTTGTGGCACGAGCGTGAGTGGTCACCGGTCACCACGagtacaagaaaaaaaaaagctggcGCGCGCGTCACTTCGCGTAGGCGACAAATCGCACGACACAGGCGGCCTACCATGGCCTTCAGCGCTACTGGGCTCCCGTGATCTACTTCTTTTTTATGTTGTTTCGTCTactaaaaatgttttttttaaataaaactaAAAATGTGATAACTTCTCTCTAAATTATCCATTTTCAATTTGGATTGCATCTATTTATTACAACAAGGTCTATAAAACTAGACGCATAATGGATATGTTTTGAGATAGTTTTTATACTCTACCAACTTATGATGGATGTGTAGTAGCAAGTTCAATATCAAGCATGCAGTAAGTTATGTGTAAACTTactgtaaggaaaatggcctcATTAAACCATTGTTTTgtaattttggtgattgagtaacaacgcaatcaatgagatTAACGCGCGTGTCAACTAAACAttaatagatcccagggatgaatcTCTTAGAAATGGCTTCACAATACTACGGGGAAGGGTTAAAAATTTCACCATCTAAGTTTCCCcaaaaaattgagaaaaaaggtcaagaaaaagaagaagcaaaagaaggagaaaaagccatgggtggatgatggtgtgaatcaagctcaagctcaAGCTAAGTGATGAGTCCATCAAGAACACCACCACCCGCTCCAACGAGGGAGCttcatcatcatccaacacgtgccacatggccaaaggtatggatagcaatataagtgatgatgactctgaCTCTCCTTCAATTAAAGATCTTCTTGACTTaattcatgagcaccaaagagtcattagaaagcaatcaaaagaaattaaacaccttaatgctcttaatgaccttaatgcttctcttgctacaaattatgaagatttgttgtgcaaattcaaattgcttagaaaggaacatgaagagctcaaattaaaatttgagagcattaataaTACCAATGACTCTTTAGAAACTAAGCAATCTACCCCTAGTACAAATCCAATTTCTAAGGTAGATGCTTTAACTTCTTGCaatgatttaattgatgaattttgctctaacccttgcaatgaggaatgcaatgagaatgttgtagtagaatcatgtgatgatcgcATTGCCAAGGAAAATTGTGAGCTCAAGTAAGAAGTTGAAAGGCTCGTGAAGGACTTGGCAAGATTAAAAGAaaaaggcatagagagcaatgtccaaccttctcaagataaccgtgatgacatggtgaagaagcttgagaaggggtccaccgtaaCTTGCTCAAAGTGTCATCATAAAGGCTACAAATCCAACAAGTGTTCTCAACTAAGAAAGAatctttcggatgagaagaacaaaaagaaactcacaatcaagagttcttgTGACAGCCCAGATATTTAATTAGCTAATCCAGGGTTGTTAGAACCAAATCATACATTATTAACCAGTAAACTTTGAGACAAATGCTTGAATGTCTCTGTGTCtatgtgtatatgtgcataggtcGAAAGCtttaaataacttttaaactgaTGCAAgtttgcatatgaaattgaataggcATCTCACTAACGTCATGACAAACCAAAGTGTAGTTGAAGTCAAAGGGAgaaaatgaaattttgcacataaaatgacGAGTCTTTCAAACCACAGTTTTCAAACATTTAATTTATctttcaaatttaaacaaagATGCTCTGAAAATACTTTCTAAAACATAGCTCAAATGAAATTTTGCTCAAAACCAATGTTGTAGAGTTTCAaatgttgaacaactttcgttttTGGAGATTTTCGAGTTCATGTGAAAAATTACGAGAAAACTTAAGGTCaaatctctttctctctcttctctctctctctccccctcctttctccctcctctgctctgcttccCTGCTTCCCGAGAGCAGAGCCGAGCAGGCCATCATGCCGCGGCCAGCACGCGCGCCTGCTCGCCCCGTTCCATCGCCGCTGCAGCACTGCCTCCCTCCTTGCTGTGTCCTGACCCGGAAATGATGCCCGTCGAGCACGCGCCGCGCCCTTGCCATCACTGATGCTCCGCTCGGCCCGCGCACGCCACGCCCCGACGGCCGGTCGACGACAACCAGGCCCGACCGCGCCCCTGCTCCCCCTCCCGGGCCTTTAATGCCGCGCCACCGACATCTCCATCCCCTCATCTCACTCCCTGCTCGCCTACAAAATGGCCGCCACACTCCCCTGCACGCGCCTGAGCACCTCCACCGCTGCCATTGCCGAGCCTGGTGCCACCTCCACGCCGAGCTCCCTGTCCGAGCCAGCCTCAACCCTCACCAACCACCCAGGCACGCTCACCCCCTCCCACTCCACCTCCCTGAGCCTCCAGTCAGCCACCCCGGCCACCTGCCTCGCCGGAACAGAGCCGCCATGGCAGCCGCCCAGacctccgcgccgcgcccccACTTCCCCACGCCCTCCACCCTAGCTGACACTCGGAATCGGTCCCCCACCACCCACAGAAGCCTCCCAGCCCGACCTcgtcctctctccctcaccggagcgccgcccgcCATTGCCACTGCCGCAGGCAGTTCCACGCGGAGCCCCTTGCTCCACCCTCTCTCGGCCCGAACTGACCCGCCCCCGAGCTCCCCCTCGAGCCAAGGAAGCTCCTCGACCCGACGTCGGCCACCCACGGTCGCCGGAGCACCCCCACCGCCGTGAGCCGTCGTGCCCCACTGTTCCGCGGCACCGCCCCTCTCGACCACCCCGAGCTTGACTCGAACCACTCAGAGGTAGCCCTAGGTCCCCTCCTGCCTCTCCCCCACCGGCCCTTGCCGCTGGCGACGAGCTTCGCCGGATttcggccgccgccacctcttCTGTTCCCTCtgttccggccaagggccttTCTGCGAGAAGGAAAGATCTTCCAGGGGGTTTTGTGCAAGTCCCAGGGCCCTTTTTGCAAATTTGTGTATATGTTTTCTAGTTTTTCTAGTAAATTTGTAAAATCTAtataaatttgtagaaaattcagaaaaatacaagCTCAACTtttctggaatccttgcaactagatgtacaacttttgttacatccacttttgcttttgaccaatagttttatctctagattaaatattagtttaatCCACATTTGTATGTGTCTCAAGTTCTACCCATGATCTTTAGCTTATTTTTAGACAGTGTACTGAAATTTAGATGAGTAGCTTACTGTTAAAATTTGAGGACTttttgacaaatctagctataggtttcattaTATCTTgtttatgcctatgttaaatagaGTTAAATTCACAGGGTGATATACTAGTGttattgagctgaaatttttaaagAAGCCTTACCTTAGTTTCTAGATGCTATAGAAAAATTTGGCGAATTTTTAGTAAATCAAAAGCCCTAGTTGTTAAGCCattattttgtgattttggtgattgagtaacaacgcaatcaatgtgaCTAATGCGCGTGTCAAGTGAACATTAATAGATCCCAgagatgaagcaaaaaggccatTTTAATACTagcaagagtttgctttctcctatccctctctttaagcttccgcatttcatactagcaatttgtgtgcctttactttcataaagTAGTtttttgataggaaaggctataggttgctaaactcttttgggataggagtttcacactagaacaatcatagttgcatatctagatagcatgttttagtttaatattgtataaatagttggagccataggtctaaattTTTaatttgcctaattcacccccttccCCTCTTAGACTAGAGCGTGCTACCGGTCCTTCTACTTACCAACAAATATATACATAGATTGCTGCAGCAATATTTTTTAACCTAACTTCATTATATGTATGTACGAAGTATCTACATAAATTACCAAATTGTCTATACATAATCTGATACTTTGCTCCTATATAAGTTGTTAAGTTGTCTACGTACCTATGAGTGTAACTGCATTAAAGGAGTCACATGTCCTTGATATAAATTGATACCACTAAGGgcatgtttagtttccaaacttttttgccaaaaaatttTCCACGGGACAAATAAGGCAAGTTTTTTTCATGTACGTGTATACTTTTTTCCACTAGACAAATAAGGCAAGTTTTTTCTCTAAAATACAACATATATAAGTTGCTACGTGTTTGTTATACAAGTTAACATTATAAATTTAATACAAGCGGCTAGccgcataaaattttaaaatatatcAAATATGGATCTTATTTCATAAATCATATTGCAAGGAGTGCAACGATGCAAACGGATATAAAAATGGATGCTCGATGAGATAATAATGCTCATTTGAGGGGAATAATAGAACAAAACTATTGCTGATGTCAGCGGTGATGTCACTAAAAATAACGTCTATGATGTTGAAAAGCATTTTATTTCGTGGATACAGCGCATCTCTCTCGCACATGTTGCTGCGCTGGGAGAGGGGTGAGGGGGTCGCGCGCTGCGCTTCTACCCGACCAGTCGCGCGATAACGCGGTTGCAAGTTTTTCTCTCCATTCAGTTGTGGAGCATCCACCAGCACCAGGGCGAGACCGCCGAGACGTATCCTCTCCGTGCTGCTCGAGCTCGCGGCGTGCGATCATGGTGGGCGCCATCTCCAGTCCGGCGAACACTAGCAGGTACGTCCCGTAACCTATGAACTCTATTAGCATTGCATTGGTCGATGAATCAGGATTGGAGCTGCCGCTAAGTAAGGCGTAGGACGCTATTCGTGGTTGCGGTTGCAGCAGGGTCGCCGTGGTCACCGGCGGGAACAAAGGGATCGGGCTGGAGGTGTGCcggcagctcgccggcgccggcgtcacCGTCGTCTTGACGGCCAGGGACGAGGcgaggggcgcggcggccgttGAGAAGCTCAGGGAGCTGGGGCTCCCCGACGTCCTTTTCCATCAACTGGACATCACCGATGCTCCGAGCATCGCTCGACTGGCTGATTTCCTGGAGACCCGTTTTGGGAAGCTGGACATCCTGGTGATTATTATGCCGTCTATGAGCTATATCTTCTGATTGTTGTGGTATCGTCGTATCGTCAGATAGCTGCTGACAGGTTGATGTGGTtgctgtatttttttttctaggtAAATAATGCAGCACTTGGTGCGGTTGAGTATGTTCATGACACGGACTATGGATCAGTAACGagcaaggaaaaggaaaaggttaGTTTTTCTTCTCCGGCTATTGAGATTCGAGAAGGGGCGTGTCGTCAAATGGTGTTGCAGGAGGAAATCAGTGCATGCATCTCCTCCAGTGCAGAGTTGCCTTGTGCGTACGCCAAACTGaagtagcttttttttttcttttggattGATGCGTGCACCAGCTCAGTGACATGGATATGGATCAGAGGCTGGGATGGTTGTGGGAAAACAGCCGGGAGACTTACGACACTGCAAGGAAAGGTCTGCAGACAAACTACTACGGCACAAAGCAAGTGATCGAGGCCTGTCTGCCTCTGCTGAAAGCCTCCTCCGATGGAAGGATCGTTAACGTCTCCTCCCACTTCGGTCAGCTAAGGGTAAGATCTTCTAACCACTACGGATCGGAGTATGAAATAGTATAGGGTCATGTGATCTTTTGCAGAAGATTTTTTTGCTATTTATCTGTTGATACATTTTTTTTGGGTACCAGATCTATCAAATTTCTATACGTTTGATCATACTTTAGGAAGCTTGCCTgtataaaaaaatctaacagATTTAATCATATAAAATCTGTCAACAGATAAGTATGACACTCCCTTTGCCTAAATGGGATAGCAGGTAGAGGTTCATGCAAGTTGCAAAACAAACTTCCATCCAAATCAAAACATGAGATGGTAACAACAGTTCTTCCCAATATACCTGCAGCTTTTCAGAAACGAGGAGCTAAAGCGGGAGCTAAACGACATTGATAGCCTCACCCAGGAGAGGCTGGATGAGCTGCTGGACATGTTCCTAGAAGATTTCGAGGCCGACGCGGTGGATTCGCGCGGCTGGCCGAAATACTTCTCCGCGTACAAGGTTGCCAAGGCGGCCATGAACGCCTACTCGAGGATCCTGGCGAGGGAGCACCCCGAGCTGTGCGTCAACTGCGTGCACCCTGGCTATGTTAGAACCGACATGACCATACACTCGGGGTTGCTGACACCCGAGGAAGGCGGGagcagggtggcggcggcggcgctgctgccggAGGGCGGCGTGACCGGCGCGTTCTTTGAAAACTTCGAGGAGTCGTCGTTCGTCTGATGTTGGCCCGGCATGGCACGTTGAAGGCTGCTTGCAGCTGCACCTCGTctgtattaaataaaatctaattataatactttttacatggatggattgtaaatcgcgagatgaattttATGAgacctgtaaatcgcgagatgaattttATGAGACTAATTAACATATAATTAGtgaatggttactatagcatcactgttgcagatTATATATCAAATAGGTTcgtagattcgtctcgcgatctATAACTCATTTGTATAGAATATTTTGTAagcagattttatttaatacttctaaatggtaaaatttctttttatgtgatggagtgtaaatttttttaagggaatctaaacaagaccttaatTCCAACCGATAAGGCTCCAAGTCCGGACAGTTTCACTAGAGCATTCCTGAAATCTTGTTGGGGCATCATAAATGAAGACTTCATTGCTGTTGCAAACTCTTTTCACTCCTTGCGCTGCTCAAATCTATAAATTATCAGGCCTTgattagtttccaaaaaatttacACAGTACACGTCACattgaatcttcggacacatacatTGAGCATtgaatgcagttgaaaaaataactaattacacagtctaactgattagcacgagctgaatgttttaagtttaattagtccataattagatattatttgtcaagtaataacgaaatgtgctacagtaccaaaacccaaactttttcaccaactaaacacacactCAGCTAATATTGTCCTGCTCCGAAAGAAACATGGAGCCGTAGAAATTGCAGAGACTTTCGACCAAATAGTCCCGTTCACTCATTTGTCAAGATAATCACAAAAGCTCTAGCTTTGCGACTTGCTCCTCACATGAATACGTACCATCGTCTCGACAAATCAAAGtgctttcataaaaaaaaagagaagtatCCTTAACAATTTCCTCAAGATTAGAAATTCAGCTAGGCTCTTCCATAGGAACCGGACACATCGACAGTCTTTCTTATTAAGTTGGATGTTGCAAAAGCTTTTGACTCTGTACGCTGGGAATACCTCCTAATTTTGATGTGACACATGAGTTTTCCAGAACGATGGCGAGCGATGGCGGGAGATGATAGCTCTACTCCCGTCTACTTCCTACTCACGAGTCCTCCTCAATGGTGTACCCAATCAGCCAATCCGTCACAGCCGCGGATTGCGGCAGGGAGATCCACATTCATCTTTATTGTTTGTCACTGCGCCAGTGACTCTCTACAGCAGctgcttcacaaagccaccgAAAGAGGGATCCTCAGCACAAATTAGCGGCTGAACACCAAGCATACGAATTTCTATGATGCTGCTCTATTTCTAGCGCCAATGAGACAGGAGGTGAAGTGTGGGACCGGAACAGGTAACTCGAGGGAGGTGAATGGGGGCCAAAAATCTTCTCAGTAAAACTGACTCCTATTCACTACCTAAAACACATCTCTTCTAATCGCAAAGATGTCACAAGTCAACTAGTGACATGATCATCCTAGAAATGATAGGAAAAGCTGCGCAAAGCGGAAACAAAAATTAATCAAAACGCTGAAAGCTAGAGACTAAGCGGAAGTGAACTCAAAGCAATCTACTCGAGCAACACTATCAGCTTCACTAAATCAAGCATGCGATGATACAACAATGATTAGCATAGCTCAAAATCAAGAGAAAGTAAAGTTTAACTAAAGAGCCGATCAAGAGTCTCAGCAAAATGATTAGAACAAATCATTAAAAAAAGTCCTCTTAGCTATGCAAAGACTAACCACAAAAAGCTAATTATAACATAAGCTAAACTAACAAATATtagcaaaaataaaatttaattaacTAAGCATGAAAATTACCTTAGAGATAAAAGCAGGAACAAAAGCTAATCAACTATTTTAACTAAGGAAGCAAGGAATTAAATAATAAGTGCAAAGCGAATATGCAAACCGAATTTGTCCAGTGCTGTTGGCCTGCTCCTTGCTGGTTGGCCCATGTGCCTCTGTTGCAGCTGGCCTGATAGCTGCCTTGGGCTGGCTGTGTCGCCGGCCTGCTGGCTGCTCCCGCCCCATGCGCCTGGGTGCTGGGCCGAGCCAGCGCTTGCCGCGTGGGCCGCGTCACCCCTCCGAGCCGGCCTGCAGGCCTGCTTGCTCCTGCCGCAcgcgcttttttcatttttatatttaaaaaaaataaaattttaaaaatatatgtcgaataggaaaaattttaaaaatgggtgcatgtcgcccatccagtgggcgaTAGCGCCtaaatctaaattttttttacatttaggtcctggcgccagggcgcattaaacagtgaacttttaaaatcgatataaaatagtataaaaatcaaaaaaaatacaaactcaactgatctggattctatgaaacaatatctacaacttttgttacataaagtttttcatttaatcaatgtatcttgctctattttaaataccagtttaatgcatttttatttaaatctcaagatccatcatttggatgcatgtcatatttggccagagtgtttcatatggtgagcataggcttgtacaaaattggtaggcccagaaaacatttctagaataagtttttaaattagatcttgcaatatgtctagtttaaatgggttatttatccatgctgctatactgagtattaaaagccataacttttacagtgccattattttatttcctaagagctataaaaaaagtttggtaaattttatataatcacaactagaccaaatgaattatttcagatttttctaggtacaagaactatttttcttgatttatatacattgatcaaataaaaaactttatgtaacaaaagttgtagatattatttcatataatccaaaacagttgagtttgtatttttctgatttttctacgattttatatcgattttacaagttcactgtttaatgcgccctgggcgccaggacctaaatgtaaattttttttatatttaggtcctgtcgcccattagggggcgacagacacccatttttgaaaatttctctattcgacatatatttttgaaattttatttttttaatataaaaatgaaaaacccACCCTGCCGCACTGGTCGAGCGAGCGTTCGAGTCcctcggccgccaccgccggcctgcAGCTCGCCTGCGCGCACATCCGCCTGATAAGCGCGCCGCCCCGCAGAACTCGCATGCAGCGCCAtgctcaaaaaaaagaaaaagaaaaaaaactcgtGTGCAGCGCCCTCTGCTTCAAGAATCTCAAAGTAGAACCGAGAACAGAGTGAAATCGGGAAGAGAGCAAGCACGAGATACAAAACTTAACTTCAAAAATACTCGGT from Panicum virgatum strain AP13 chromosome 7N, P.virgatum_v5, whole genome shotgun sequence includes the following:
- the LOC120683805 gene encoding (+)-neomenthol dehydrogenase-like isoform X1, which produces MVGAISSPANTSSRVAVVTGGNKGIGLEVCRQLAGAGVTVVLTARDEARGAAAVEKLRELGLPDVLFHQLDITDAPSIARLADFLETRFGKLDILVNNAALGAVEYVHDTDYGSVTSKEKEKLSDMDMDQRLGWLWENSRETYDTARKGLQTNYYGTKQVIEACLPLLKASSDGRIVNVSSHFGQLRLFRNEELKRELNDIDSLTQERLDELLDMFLEDFEADAVDSRGWPKYFSAYKVAKAAMNAYSRILAREHPELCVNCVHPGYVRTDMTIHSGLLTPEEGGSRVAAAALLPEGGVTGAFFENFEESSFV
- the LOC120683805 gene encoding (+)-neomenthol dehydrogenase-like isoform X2, producing MVGAISSPANTSRVAVVTGGNKGIGLEVCRQLAGAGVTVVLTARDEARGAAAVEKLRELGLPDVLFHQLDITDAPSIARLADFLETRFGKLDILVNNAALGAVEYVHDTDYGSVTSKEKEKLSDMDMDQRLGWLWENSRETYDTARKGLQTNYYGTKQVIEACLPLLKASSDGRIVNVSSHFGQLRLFRNEELKRELNDIDSLTQERLDELLDMFLEDFEADAVDSRGWPKYFSAYKVAKAAMNAYSRILAREHPELCVNCVHPGYVRTDMTIHSGLLTPEEGGSRVAAAALLPEGGVTGAFFENFEESSFV